A genomic window from Aricia agestis chromosome 8, ilAriAges1.1, whole genome shotgun sequence includes:
- the LOC121729913 gene encoding GTPase-activating protein, producing the protein MKEINSYGFNMADETRKVRVEERLKIKIGEAKQLPARNGAACQRDIYCVLSLDQEEIFRTSTMERTLNPFFGEEFQFEVPRRFRYLSIYVFDRDKHLKQDRVLGKVAIKREDLQRYNNKDHWFSLRPVDADSEVQGKAYIELSLEDSRKRLRMDPKPPDPCPAADNCSAKAKAKNLTRLSEYCKESIRFGSCSSSTSKKLLSPVSTEPSLALSRSESLKDRAQWAVRTKPPMHAMSEPDASPTPTAVDYWSDPERHCEARVGPDTLRLRVLECSELTTKNGQCDPFALVTLLYSNGRRIERRTRPKKKTVNPQFDEIFCFDLVMEADPKEKDGSQNAGVACEARVSVWHDAATPVFLGEVRLQLRQPTPAPLCAWFFLKSRAGGALSRGATPPGTRLSAAGGSALGSLRLLLQYTVDHVFPLTHYSDLEQLFLCSVQQKPITTSAVYILGEVVSSKTDAAQPLVRLFTHHDLIVPIVRELADAEISVLTDATTIFRGNTLVSKMMDEAMRLSGAAYLRAVLRPTLAAVLAERRPCEIDPARVKPVAAVATNLANLKDYVERVFGAITQSYAMCPAVMCRLFDALRQCAARHFPANAEVRYSVVSGFIFLRFFAPAILGPRLFDLTTEQIDPQTNRTLTLISKTIQSLGNLVSSRSAQQVCKEEYMAELYKSFCTAKHVQAIRQFLEIISSSSDTQNNNVQETPVLLKEGTMIKRSDGVRAGPGSPRRRWTRPANAYSKRRHFRLTSGELSWSRGGSRAAHRLPLSEVLSVQPVDCPPAGAPLDVNNIFQIVHSERVLFVQASNCVERAEWLRLLRALCRHAAPHKGYYCGTKWTCCGRSERRAEGCGSAAAGGAECGRGAAVALRLDPARDLQRLHTLLVAHSARLDERLRRAPDDMSPEEREAEDATLRELQKIMFDLEHRHCIYRRSLLRETKYGSKQAPIGDDNYLHLAGTAGTIDAGSFLWRTRRGDFSPTVDLDGKTLPLQSSLDVCSSSESLKLARHGDERSSGKSTKSTGSGYLTMSCIKHEPSEDSDASNEKPARPPKPARLSPSRANLASPVSPLCEYVDVELKPPIRRPKPDSLPRRLEIDLANRCKEYELMVNFSSRAVDDDVPPAVPPRVGAAAKVRPQPKPAENVTKPDEPVALRSEMLLGSSCSLPDSPPSPDLESLADGDGTRPGSKIDTVSNDDSLLDELQRDTYCVLKVCEDESPANATDEPEREEPSAPEQEKEEYGMFSRLSLQRKSNPIKTPPAAGRTLKTSNSTSNVHDVGSSASRPFAERLTPFFLKKKPKPADESHSTKSTRKEDNLIGRLTPRFGQSRLQVRGQSLDLAQPERARRIERSATTVNIPPRSFDSSIVAKLLTLRRCGAQDEVQCHGFVRTEQDGERGGEGGGGEGVAAAAAQGPARDPARLDYAAPDDDASWRRAHGTILAAASNDIRL; encoded by the exons GTGAAGCAAAGCAACTACCAGCCCGCAATGGAGCCGCCTGCCAACGTGATATATACTGCGTGCTGTCTCTCGATCAGGAGGAAATATTCCGCACCTCCACCATGGAACGAACGCTCAA TCCATTTTTCGGAGAGGAGTTCCAGTTCGAAGTCCCCCGAAGATTCCGATACCTATCCATTTACGTGTTCGATCGCGATAAGCACCTCAAGCAAGACCGGGTGCTGGGCAAGGTGGCCATCAAGCGCGAGGATCTGCAGCGGTACAACAACAAGGACCACTGGTTCTCGCTGCGACCCGTCGACGCCGACTCCGAGGTGCAGGGCAAGGCCTACATCGAGCTCTCGCTCGAGGACTCGAGAAAACGACTGCGAATGGACCCCAAGCCGCCCGACCCCTGCCCGGCTGCCGACAACTGCTCGGCGAAGGCCAAAGCGAAGAACCTCACCAGGCTCTCGGAGTACTGCAAGGAGAGCATTAGGTTCGGGTCGTGCTCGAGCTCGACCAGCAAGAAGCTCCTCAGCCCCGTGTCGACGGAGCCGTCCCTGGCGCTGTCGCGGTCCGAGAGCCTGAAGGACCGCGCGCAGTGGGCGGTGCGGACGAAGCCGCCCATGCACGCCATGTCGGAGCCCGACGCGTCGCCCACGCCCACCGCCGTCGACTACTGGTCGGACCCCGAGCGGCACTGCGAGGCCCGCGTCGGCCCCGACACCCTCCGCCTGCGAGTCCTCGAGTGCTCCGAGCTCACCACGAAGAACGGCCAGTGCGACCCCTTCGCTCTCGTCACGTTGCTCTACTCGAACGGACGACGGATCGAGAGGCGAACGAGGCCCAAGAAGAAAACCGTCAACCCGCAGTTCGACGAAATTTTCTGCTTCGATCTCGTCATGGAAGCGGATCCCAAGGAAAAAGATGGATCTCAAAAT GCCGGAGTGGCGTGCGAGGCTCGTGTGTCGGTGTGGCACGACGCGGCCACGCCCGTGTTCCTCGGCGAAGTGAGGCTGCAGCTCCGGCAACCCACCCCGGCTCCACTCTGCGCATG GTTCTTCCTGAAATCACGCGCGGGCGGAGCTCTATCGCGGGGGGCGACGCCGCCCGGCACGCGGCTGTCGGCTGCGGGCGGGTCGGCGCTGGGCTCGCTGCGGCTGCTGCTGCAGTACACGGTGGACCACGTGTTCCCGCTCACTCACTACAGCGACCTCGAGCAGCTGTTCCTGTGCAGTGTGCAGCAGAAG CCAATCACCACATCGGCGGTATACATCCTGGGCGAGGTGGTGTCGAGCAAGACGGACGCGGCGCAGCCCCTCGTGCGGCTGTTCACGCACCACGACCTCATCGTGCCCATCGTGCGGGAGCTCGCCGACGCCGAGATCTCCGTGCTCAC TGACGCGACGACGATATTTCGCGGCAACACACTCGTGTCGAAGATGATGGACGAGGCCATGCGGTTGTCGGGCGCGGCGTACCTGCGCGCGGTGCTTCGGCCCACGCTGGCGGCCGTGCTCGCGGAGCGCCGGCCCTGCGAGATCGACCCCGCGCGAGTCAAACCCGTCGCCGCTGTAGCTACCAACCTCGCTAACCTGAAGGACTATGTGGAAAGG GTGTTCGGCGCGATAACGCAGTCGTACGCCATGTGTCCCGCTGTGATGTGTCGTCTGTTCGACGCGCTCCGGCAGTGCGCCGCCCGCCACTTCCCCGCCAACGCGGAGGTTCGCTACAGCGTGGTGTCCGGCTTCATATTCCTGCGGTTCTTCGCGCCGGCCATACTCGGACCACGCCTGTTTGATCTCACAACGGAACAGATT GATCCACAAACCAATAGAACGTTGACGCTGATCTCCAAGACGATCCAGTCCCTGGGCAACCTGGTGAGCAGCAGGTCCGCGCAGCAGGTGTGCAAGGAGGAGTACATGGCGGAACTGTACAAGAGCTTCTGTACAGCAAAACAT GTGCAAGCGATACGACAGTTCCTCGAGATTATTTCCTCAAGCTCTGACACACAGAACAACAACGTCCAGGAGACACCAGTTTTGTTAAAAGAAGG GACGATGATCAAGCGTTCGGACGGGGTTCGTGCAGGCCCGGGCTCGCCGCGCCGGCGCTGGACGCGGCCCGCTAACGCCTACTCCAAGAGGAGACATTTCCGACTCACCAG TGGCGAGTTATCGTGGTCGCGGGGCGGATCGCGCGCGGCGCACCGGCTCCCTCTATCGGAGGTGCTGAGCGTGCAGCCCGTAGACTGCCCGCCCGCCGGCGCGCCGCTAGACGTCAACAACATCTTCCAAATTG TTCACAGCGAGCGCGTGTTATTCGTGCAGGCGAGCAACTGCGTGGAGCGCGCGGAGTGGCTGCGGTTACTGCGCGCGCTGTGCCGGCACGCCGCGCCGCACAAGGGATACTACTGCGGCACCAAGTGGACGTG CTGCGGTCGGTCTGAACGTCGCGCGGAGGGGTGCGGGTCGGCGGCAGCGGGCGGCGCGGAatgcgggcgcggcgcggcggtggcGTTGCGGCTGGACCCCGCGCGAGACCTGCAGCGCCTGCACACGCTGCTCGTCGCGCACTCCGCGCGGCTAGATGAGCGGTTGCGACGCGCGCCTG ACGACATGAGTCCGGAGGAGCGTGAGGCGGAGGACGCGACGCTTCGGGAGCTGCAGAAGATTATGTTCGACCTCGAGCACCGACACTGTATATACCGGCGGTCGTTGCTGAGGGAAACCAAGTACGGCAGCAA ACAAGCGCCCATAGGCGACGATAATTATCTCCACCTGGCGGGCACGGCCGGCACCATCGACGCAGGATCCTTCCTGTGGCGAACCCGACGAGGCGACTTCTCGCCGACGGTAGACCTCGACGGCAAGACCCTCCCCCTTCAGTCCTCGCTGGACGTATGCTCCAGCTCGGAATCGCTGAAGCTGGCCCGGCACGGCGACGAGCGTTCGTCGGGCAAGTCCACCAAATCCACTGGCAGCGGGTACCTCACCATGTCCTGCATCAAGCACGAGCCGTCCGAGGACAGCGACGCCTCCAACGAGAAGCCGGCGCGCCCGCCCAAGCCCGCCCGCCTCTCCCCCTCCCGAGCGAATCTCGCCTCGCCCGTCTCCCCGCTGTGCGAGTACGTCGACGTCGAGCTGAAGCCGCCGATCCGCCGACCCAAGCCGGACTCCCTCCCCCGGAGGCTGGAGATCGACCTCGCTAACCGGTGCAAGGAGTACGAGCTGATGGTCAACTTCAGCAGCCGCGCGGTCGACGACGACGTGCCGCCGGCCGTCCCGCCGCGCGTCGGCGCCGCGGCCAAGGTTCGGCCGCAGCCCAAACCCGCGGAGAACGTCACGAAGCCGGACGAGCCCGTCGCGCTCCGGTCGGAGATGCTCCTCGGCTCGAGCTGCAGCCTGCCCGACTCGCCGCCCTCACCCGACCTCGAGAGCCTCGCGGACGGCGATGGCACTCGGCCCGGCAGCAAAATCGACACGGTGTCGAACGACGACAGCCTCCTCGACGAGCTGCAGCGCGACACGTACTGCGTCCTCAAGGTGTGCGAAGACGAGTCGCCGGCCAACGCGACTGACGAGCCCGAGCGCGAGGAGCCGAGCGCCCCCGAGCAGGAGAAGGAGGAGTACGGAATGTTCTCCCGGCTGAGTTTGCAAAGGAAATCGAATCCGATCAAAACGCCCCCCGCGGCCGGCCGTACTCTGAAGACTTCGAACTCGACGTCGAACGTGCACGACGTCGGCTCGAGCGCGTCGCGGCCGTTCGCGGAGCGGCTGACGCCCttctttttaaaaaagaaaccCAAGCCGGCGGACGAGTCGCACTCGACGAAGTCTACGCGGAAGGAGGACAACCTCATAGGTCGCCTGACCCCCCGATTCGGCCAGTCCCGCCTGCAGGTCCGGGGACAGTCGCTCGATCTCGCTCAACCCGAGAGAGCTAGACGAATCGAGCGCTCCGCGACGACGGTCAACATCCCTCCGCGGTCCTTCGACTCGTCCATAGTGGCGAAGCTGCTGACGCTACGCCGGTGCGGGGCGCAGGACGAGGTGCAGTGTCACGGGTTCGTCCGGACGGAGCAGGATGGCGAGCGAGGCGGGGAGGGGGGCGGCGGAGAGGGCGTCGCGGCGGCCGCGGCGCAGGGGCCGGCCCGCGATCCCGCGCGACTTGACTACGCCGCGCCCGACGACGACGCCTCGTGGCGGCGCGCGCACGGCACCATCCTGGCCGCCGCCTCCAATGATATTAGACTATAG